Proteins from a genomic interval of Coccinella septempunctata chromosome 2, icCocSept1.1, whole genome shotgun sequence:
- the LOC123308111 gene encoding putative nuclease HARBI1, translated as MSGNVIVWPSATEFRSISEEFAEMGFPNAIGCIDGTHIRMDAPIDDALSYLNRKKYYSIQVQVVCDNTKKIRDDFIGYPRSVHDARVFRTSPLGQNLSEKCRDYVLLGDSAYSCLRNLLTPYKDNGNLTNVQKKNITKNLVTVEFSLNTR; from the exons ATGTCTGGCAATGTTATTGTTTGGCCGTCAGCAACAGAATTCAGAAGCATTTCAGAGGAATTTGCAGAGATGGGTTTTCCTAATGCCATTGGCTGCATAGATGGCACACATATAAGGATGGATGCACCCATCGATGATGCTCTATCATATTTGAACAGGAAGAAATATTATTCTATTCAG GTGCAAGTTGTTTGTGACAATACGAAGAAAATAAGAGATGATTTTATAGGGTATCCAAGAAGTGTTCACGATGCTAGAGTTTTCAGGACTAGCCCTCTCGGTCAAAATTTATCAGAAAAATGTAGGGATTATGTTCTTTTAGGTGATAGTGCCTACTCTTGTCTGAGAAATTTATTGACTCCTTACAAAGATaatggaaatttgacaaatgttcaaaaaaaaaatataacaaaaaacttAGTCACTGTAGAGTTTTCATTGAACACACGATAG